The following are from one region of the Paraglaciecola sp. L1A13 genome:
- a CDS encoding cupin-like domain-containing protein translates to MNSKESITYTSHVTQSVKCIEGISPDNLPSALLSSHEPIILKGYCQHWPLVKAAKKSDLAAAKHLLQFDQGKPFNVSYLPASEKGRVFYNHDMSGFNFQIKQQALTQVLDEILSRAQAESQECVYVSATSIAQNLPLLLEQIESLRDVNAPLVNIWLGNASLIAAHYDFAQNLACCAVGKRRFTLFPPDQIKNLYVGPLDKAPGGQAISTVDFADPDLTLHPNFTHALESAQVAELDAGDALILPSMWWHHVQGLSGFNVLITHWWRDSPAQMGRPTNALLLAMMSLRDLPEHQRDAWRHLFDHYVFDYQESDYSHIPDKAKNMLASPMDELTLRKLRADLQNKLRR, encoded by the coding sequence GTGAATTCTAAGGAGTCAATCACATATACTTCGCACGTTACACAAAGCGTAAAGTGTATCGAAGGTATTTCACCAGACAACCTACCATCAGCCTTACTTTCAAGTCATGAGCCAATCATTCTAAAAGGCTATTGCCAGCATTGGCCGCTTGTAAAGGCGGCAAAAAAATCTGATTTAGCTGCTGCAAAACATTTATTACAGTTCGATCAAGGTAAACCGTTTAATGTCAGTTATCTGCCAGCATCGGAAAAAGGACGCGTATTTTACAATCACGATATGTCGGGTTTCAATTTTCAGATAAAGCAACAAGCACTTACTCAAGTACTCGACGAAATCCTCAGCCGCGCTCAAGCTGAGAGCCAAGAATGTGTCTATGTTAGCGCCACCAGCATTGCCCAGAACTTACCCCTGCTACTTGAACAAATAGAATCTTTGCGTGACGTTAACGCGCCGCTGGTCAATATTTGGCTGGGTAATGCCAGTCTCATTGCCGCTCACTATGACTTTGCCCAAAATTTAGCCTGCTGTGCAGTAGGCAAACGCCGCTTTACCTTGTTTCCACCTGACCAAATAAAAAATCTTTACGTTGGCCCATTAGATAAAGCACCCGGTGGTCAGGCAATTAGTACAGTGGATTTTGCGGATCCTGATTTGACACTGCATCCAAATTTTACTCACGCCCTTGAATCAGCCCAAGTAGCAGAACTCGACGCTGGTGATGCGCTTATTTTACCAAGTATGTGGTGGCATCATGTACAAGGGTTAAGTGGATTCAATGTGCTTATAACTCATTGGTGGCGCGATAGTCCTGCACAAATGGGCAGGCCGACTAATGCCTTGTTACTCGCCATGATGAGCCTACGAGATTTACCGGAACATCAGCGAGATGCTTGGCGGCATTTATTTGATCATTATGTATTTGATTATCAAGAAAGTGATTACTCACATATACCGGATAAAGCTAAGAATATGTTAGCTAGCCCAATGGACGAATTAACCTTACGTAAATTACGTGCTGATTTACAAAATAAACTCAGACGTTAA
- a CDS encoding tryptophan halogenase family protein, with protein sequence MNEYAIKHVVIAGGGTAGWMSAAAFGKLFGKNIQVTLVESDAIPTVGVGEATIPTLHLFHDLLKINEAEFMAATNATFKLGIMFENWLEKNQSYLHSFGHFSHGCWAAGFQHFWLRGKKLKIASEIGDYCPEHLACRLGKFATAPKQERNHAYHFDASLYAKFLRDIAQKSGVMRVEGTIQQVNLNHNNGEIESLVLANGQVINGDLFIDCSGFRGLLIEQALHTGYEDWGHLLPCDSAVAVQTELHNDSVPYTRSIAHNAGWQWQIPLQNRMGNGLVFCSKYMTDNDAQLQLLANIQGKPLNTPRVIKFKTGVRRKLWNKNCVAIGLAGGFIEPLESTSIHLIQQSIIRLMQSLPTKRMEPALVDKFNSTMRNEIDNIRDFIILHYHATARKDSRFWRYCKDMSIPDTLRVRMEQFVQRGHVYQGNGELFGEASWLQVMLGQGIKPEAYHPIVDSMSEQELTMFLSNSKHQTARRVSTLPNHLDFIHHYCRSPTI encoded by the coding sequence ATGAATGAATACGCTATTAAACATGTGGTTATCGCTGGTGGTGGCACCGCAGGATGGATGTCTGCAGCTGCCTTTGGTAAATTATTTGGCAAAAATATTCAAGTGACGCTCGTTGAATCTGATGCGATCCCCACAGTAGGAGTTGGTGAAGCAACCATTCCTACTTTGCATCTATTTCATGATTTATTAAAAATCAACGAGGCTGAATTTATGGCGGCAACTAACGCCACTTTTAAGCTAGGCATCATGTTCGAAAACTGGCTAGAAAAAAATCAATCTTACTTACATTCGTTCGGGCACTTCTCTCACGGGTGTTGGGCTGCGGGCTTTCAACATTTTTGGTTACGGGGTAAGAAATTAAAAATCGCTAGCGAAATTGGCGATTATTGCCCAGAGCACCTTGCATGCAGATTAGGTAAATTTGCAACAGCCCCTAAACAAGAGAGAAATCATGCGTACCATTTTGACGCCAGTTTATATGCTAAATTTTTACGCGATATCGCGCAAAAAAGTGGCGTAATGCGGGTAGAAGGTACAATTCAGCAGGTCAATTTAAATCACAATAACGGGGAGATTGAATCATTAGTGCTGGCGAATGGACAGGTAATTAATGGTGATCTGTTTATTGATTGCAGCGGTTTTCGTGGTTTATTGATTGAACAGGCTCTTCACACTGGATATGAAGACTGGGGCCACTTATTACCCTGTGACAGCGCCGTAGCCGTGCAAACTGAGTTACATAATGATAGCGTGCCCTATACTCGCTCTATTGCTCATAATGCTGGCTGGCAGTGGCAAATCCCATTACAGAACCGTATGGGCAATGGCTTAGTGTTTTGTAGCAAGTACATGACCGACAACGACGCCCAACTGCAGCTACTGGCGAATATTCAAGGAAAACCTTTAAATACGCCTCGGGTGATCAAGTTCAAAACGGGTGTCAGACGTAAGCTGTGGAACAAAAATTGTGTCGCTATAGGTTTGGCTGGTGGTTTTATAGAGCCGTTAGAATCAACCAGTATTCATCTTATTCAACAAAGTATCATTCGTCTTATGCAGTCCTTACCCACAAAGCGCATGGAGCCTGCCTTGGTGGATAAATTCAACTCAACCATGCGAAATGAAATCGACAATATTCGAGACTTTATCATCTTGCATTACCACGCTACCGCGCGCAAAGACTCTAGATTTTGGCGCTATTGTAAAGATATGTCGATACCTGATACTTTGCGGGTGCGTATGGAACAATTCGTTCAACGGGGTCATGTGTATCAGGGCAATGGTGAATTATTCGGTGAAGCGTCATGGTTACAAGTGATGCTAGGTCAGGGCATAAAGCCTGAAGCTTACCACCCCATAGTCGATTCAATGTCTGAGCAAGAACTAACGATGTTTTTATCAAACAGTAAACATCAAACGGCTAGGCGAGTGAGTACGTTACCGAACCACTTAGATTTTATTCACCATTACTGTAGAAGTCCGACGATTTAA
- a CDS encoding F0F1 ATP synthase subunit epsilon: MAMTIQLNVVSAEDSIFSGLVQSIQVTGSEGELGVQYGHAPLLTTIKAGMVNVVKQFGEEELIYVAGGVLEVQPGHISVLADTAVRASDLDEQAVLEAKKRLEEHIANPSADFEYAEAAAELAETIAQLRLIRKLRK, encoded by the coding sequence ATGGCAATGACAATTCAACTGAATGTGGTAAGCGCAGAAGATAGTATATTTTCTGGATTAGTACAGAGCATTCAAGTTACCGGAAGTGAAGGTGAGCTTGGTGTTCAGTACGGTCATGCTCCTTTGCTTACTACCATAAAAGCTGGAATGGTTAATGTGGTTAAGCAGTTCGGCGAAGAAGAATTGATTTATGTTGCTGGCGGCGTACTTGAAGTACAACCCGGTCACATATCAGTACTAGCGGATACAGCAGTTCGCGCGTCAGATTTAGATGAGCAAGCCGTTTTAGAGGCGAAAAAGCGCCTTGAAGAACATATTGCGAATCCAAGCGCTGATTTTGAATATGCAGAAGCTGCTGCAGAGCTTGCCGAAACCATCGCGCAGTTACGATTGATTCGCAAACTTCGCAAATAA
- the atpA gene encoding F0F1 ATP synthase subunit alpha: protein MQLNSTEIAELIKQRIEQFEVVSEARNEGTIVGVTDGIIRIHGLADVMQGEMIELPGNRYAIALNLERDSVGAVVMGPYADLQEGTKVTSSGRILEVPVGRGLLGRVVNTLGAPIDGKGAIEADGFEPVEKIAPGVIERQSVDQPIQTGYKSVDAMIPVGRGQRELVIGDRQTGKTALAIDAIINQKDSGVKCVYVAIGQKASTIANVVRKLEEHGAMAHTIVVAASASESAALQYLAPYSGCTMGEYFRDRGEDALIVYDDLSKQAVAYRQISLLLRRPPGREAYPGDVFYLHSRLLERAARVNENYVEKFTNGEVKGKTGSLTALPIIETQAGDVSAFVPTNVISITDGQIFLETDLFNSGIRPAVNAGISVSRVGGAAQTKIVKKLGGGIRLALAQYRELAAFSQFASDLDEATRAQLEHGERVMELMKQNQYSPLSVADMALSLFAVEKGYLKDVELDKILDFEAALHSYMNSDYAELIKTINDTGNFNAEIEAMLAEALEKFKATQTW, encoded by the coding sequence ATGCAACTGAATTCCACTGAAATTGCAGAACTGATCAAACAGCGAATTGAACAGTTTGAAGTAGTAAGTGAAGCTCGTAACGAAGGAACTATCGTTGGTGTAACCGACGGTATTATCCGTATTCATGGCCTTGCAGATGTAATGCAAGGTGAAATGATTGAGCTTCCTGGTAATCGCTACGCTATCGCATTGAACCTAGAGCGTGACTCTGTAGGTGCGGTTGTTATGGGCCCTTACGCTGACCTTCAAGAAGGCACAAAGGTAACCTCATCAGGTCGTATCCTTGAAGTACCAGTAGGTCGTGGATTACTAGGTCGTGTTGTAAACACACTTGGTGCCCCAATCGATGGGAAAGGAGCAATTGAAGCTGATGGGTTTGAACCCGTAGAAAAAATTGCCCCTGGCGTTATTGAACGTCAGTCGGTAGATCAACCTATTCAAACCGGTTATAAATCGGTTGATGCCATGATCCCAGTTGGTCGTGGACAACGTGAATTGGTTATCGGTGACCGTCAAACAGGTAAAACTGCTTTGGCCATCGATGCGATCATCAATCAAAAAGACTCTGGCGTTAAATGTGTTTATGTAGCAATTGGCCAAAAAGCGTCAACGATTGCTAACGTAGTGCGTAAGCTTGAAGAACACGGTGCAATGGCTCATACCATTGTTGTTGCAGCATCTGCTTCTGAATCAGCGGCATTGCAGTACCTAGCACCCTACTCTGGCTGTACTATGGGTGAATACTTCCGTGACCGTGGTGAAGACGCGTTGATCGTATACGATGACTTGTCTAAGCAAGCTGTTGCTTATCGTCAAATTTCACTATTACTACGTCGTCCGCCAGGTCGTGAAGCCTATCCTGGTGACGTTTTCTACTTGCACTCACGCCTTCTAGAGCGTGCTGCACGTGTGAACGAAAACTACGTAGAGAAGTTCACCAACGGTGAAGTTAAAGGTAAAACAGGTTCTTTGACCGCATTACCTATTATCGAAACCCAAGCCGGTGACGTATCAGCATTCGTACCGACCAACGTAATATCAATTACGGATGGTCAGATCTTCCTAGAAACTGATTTGTTTAACTCAGGTATTCGTCCTGCGGTTAATGCTGGTATTTCAGTCTCTCGTGTTGGTGGTGCTGCGCAAACTAAAATCGTTAAGAAGTTAGGTGGTGGTATACGTCTAGCGCTTGCTCAGTATCGTGAATTAGCGGCATTCTCGCAATTCGCATCTGACCTTGACGAAGCGACTCGTGCTCAACTTGAGCATGGTGAGCGTGTAATGGAATTAATGAAGCAGAACCAATATTCTCCACTTTCAGTGGCTGATATGGCTCTTTCATTGTTCGCTGTTGAAAAAGGTTACTTGAAAGACGTTGAGCTAGATAAAATCTTAGATTTTGAAGCTGCGTTGCACTCGTACATGAACAGCGATTACGCTGAGCTGATAAAAACTATCAACGATACAGGTAATTTCAACGCTGAAATTGAAGCCATGTTAGCTGAAGCTTTAGAGAAATTTAAAGCAACACAAACTTGGTAA
- a CDS encoding MGMT family protein, giving the protein MVKKTYYNQIWQTVCVIPKGKVASYGQIADLAGLPGRARLVGKSLGFVPKDMFVPWYRVLRSTGQLAFPVGSEQALLQAGLLQEENVAVIANRVKLATFQWRPTLDEMLWKLNS; this is encoded by the coding sequence ATGGTGAAAAAGACATATTATAACCAAATTTGGCAAACAGTTTGCGTTATCCCAAAAGGAAAGGTTGCTAGTTATGGGCAGATTGCCGATCTGGCGGGATTACCTGGACGCGCTAGGCTGGTGGGGAAATCTCTTGGTTTTGTTCCTAAAGATATGTTTGTTCCTTGGTACCGTGTGTTGCGCTCAACGGGACAACTTGCTTTTCCCGTCGGCTCAGAACAAGCGTTGCTTCAAGCCGGTTTATTACAGGAAGAAAATGTAGCGGTTATTGCAAATAGGGTGAAACTCGCTACTTTTCAATGGCGACCAACACTCGACGAGATGTTATGGAAACTGAACTCTTAA
- a CDS encoding 7TM diverse intracellular signaling domain-containing protein has translation MKIAIFFAFMLCCFSVDTEAQSITVPHFSTSEITQSDISTQLTYLSIGSAQLPNYQSALKDWLHSFKERDMSSPFKDRYVTAFEIYNDTKNKNWFLHSNGSVVETLQISVYKNNNAALTTLSGLDHENSYPLHYGSHITVQPGETITVLMLFSSDFFFAPMKIKLQTQDHMKHIVAIQNVTLFTCFGICLALGLYNLFIFIVMRDNQYLYYALSTLFYASSWAALFGVFEYLNLFSTKIWLMPGFLLGSAFSAFFQIAFFRLNITSKRIMYLLLVVGCLCLLLLPLAFYSQAMGLIAVSIMSTAVLLIGLGVGIVAWKQGYKPARYFVIALICVIAPNIIGNLLNLRILPGIGNIDIYLLGFVGIAADSLILAFALAEKMRLINLRNNQLKSQLEHAVELRTQALVEANQNLALSNRNLVEANSAKDHFLANMSHEIRTPLTSIMGYADGILLGDIDKAEQERVTNIIYQNGAHLLHIINDILDLSKIDANKLDFDASPCHLFSLLGEIESVVSKRAKDKGLRFRIDYVFPLPEKIITDATRLKQILFNLTNNALKFTHLGHIRLHVSILDSMLVIEVIDSGEGISQGDLHKLFNPFTQADSLINRQVGGTGLGLSIAKRLAQGLGGDIKAKSQPRQGSNFTITIKLVTPKDTPWLSTAQEVDLSNINQVVHSPKLPLLGACKVLLADDHPNNRELVALLLKRMNIAVTEVATGRQALNVLQTEQFNLLLLDIHMPELDGVETLKQIRSLGITTPAIALTANTMKHEVDYYLRIGFTDHLAKPIERNIFVNKVSRYLNLTTPDKVKVADEKMLPLINGYIADLRNELAIIEKAWLNKDLTAITESIHKIKGAAGSFGLANISEVFKSYERLIADNDEFTLTKSIAKTLKYTHMCLGLPGVDLAQAIVNFNQSLETYLAQLPAAISRSEAAIDDVIKLMRKGDTFTALKIVALLQQAFADNAFTHANIYLEQLSSLLITGEQNISVYEDAIEPIKIALQRLSETLK, from the coding sequence TTGAAAATAGCTATTTTTTTCGCTTTTATGTTGTGCTGTTTTAGTGTCGATACTGAAGCGCAAAGCATCACAGTTCCGCATTTTTCAACATCAGAAATAACGCAAAGTGACATTAGTACTCAATTGACTTACTTGAGTATAGGTAGTGCTCAACTTCCTAACTATCAAAGCGCTTTGAAAGACTGGCTACACTCTTTTAAAGAGCGAGATATGAGTAGCCCATTTAAAGACAGATACGTTACCGCCTTCGAAATTTATAACGATACCAAAAATAAAAATTGGTTTCTTCATTCCAATGGATCCGTTGTCGAGACGTTACAAATATCCGTGTACAAAAATAACAACGCTGCACTGACAACGCTATCTGGATTAGATCACGAAAATAGTTATCCGTTACATTATGGCAGTCATATAACCGTGCAACCGGGTGAAACGATTACAGTACTAATGCTATTCAGTAGTGACTTTTTCTTTGCACCGATGAAGATAAAGCTACAAACCCAAGACCATATGAAGCACATTGTGGCTATTCAAAATGTCACCTTATTTACCTGCTTCGGAATTTGCTTAGCGTTGGGTTTATATAACCTATTTATCTTTATTGTTATGCGTGATAACCAATACCTTTATTACGCGCTGTCTACACTATTTTATGCCAGTTCATGGGCTGCTCTTTTCGGCGTATTTGAGTATTTAAATCTATTCAGTACAAAAATTTGGCTAATGCCGGGATTTTTACTCGGTTCAGCGTTTTCCGCATTTTTTCAAATTGCTTTTTTCCGTCTGAATATTACATCTAAACGTATTATGTACCTTCTATTGGTAGTGGGTTGCTTGTGCTTATTGTTACTTCCGCTAGCATTTTATAGCCAAGCGATGGGCTTAATAGCCGTATCCATAATGAGTACAGCCGTTTTATTAATCGGTCTAGGTGTAGGTATCGTTGCATGGAAACAAGGGTATAAACCAGCTCGTTATTTTGTTATTGCTCTAATTTGTGTGATAGCGCCAAATATCATTGGCAACTTATTAAATTTAAGAATATTGCCTGGTATCGGTAACATAGATATCTATTTATTAGGCTTTGTTGGTATTGCCGCAGATTCCTTGATTTTAGCATTTGCGCTCGCCGAAAAGATGCGCTTGATAAATTTACGCAATAACCAACTTAAATCTCAGTTAGAACACGCTGTCGAGCTTCGTACTCAGGCTCTAGTAGAAGCGAATCAAAATTTAGCCCTGTCTAATCGCAATCTTGTTGAAGCAAATTCAGCTAAAGATCACTTCTTAGCCAATATGAGTCACGAAATTCGCACGCCTCTTACCTCCATCATGGGATATGCAGACGGAATATTATTAGGCGATATCGACAAAGCCGAGCAAGAACGCGTGACTAATATTATTTATCAAAACGGCGCACATTTGCTGCATATTATTAATGATATTCTTGATCTCAGTAAAATTGATGCCAACAAACTCGACTTCGACGCCTCACCTTGCCATTTGTTTTCTTTACTCGGGGAAATAGAGTCAGTGGTGAGTAAAAGGGCAAAAGACAAAGGCTTACGTTTTCGCATAGATTATGTATTTCCGCTGCCTGAAAAAATTATTACTGACGCGACTCGGCTCAAACAAATATTATTTAATTTAACAAACAACGCGCTGAAATTTACACACCTCGGGCATATTCGTTTACACGTCAGTATCTTGGATTCGATGCTGGTAATCGAGGTGATCGATTCCGGAGAAGGGATCAGTCAAGGTGATTTACATAAGCTTTTTAATCCCTTTACTCAAGCCGATAGCTTGATCAATCGCCAAGTAGGAGGTACAGGTTTAGGTTTGAGTATAGCGAAGCGCTTAGCCCAAGGGTTAGGTGGCGACATCAAGGCCAAAAGTCAGCCCCGCCAAGGCAGTAACTTTACTATTACGATTAAACTGGTTACCCCTAAGGACACACCTTGGTTAAGTACCGCGCAGGAAGTTGACCTTTCAAACATTAATCAGGTTGTTCATTCTCCGAAATTACCTCTTTTAGGTGCTTGTAAGGTGTTACTCGCTGATGATCACCCAAACAATCGAGAGCTCGTGGCTTTACTGCTAAAACGCATGAATATAGCGGTAACTGAAGTTGCAACAGGTCGACAAGCTTTGAACGTATTACAGACCGAACAATTTAATTTGTTACTACTTGATATTCATATGCCGGAACTTGATGGAGTGGAAACACTAAAACAAATCCGTAGTTTGGGAATTACCACGCCCGCTATCGCTTTGACTGCCAACACGATGAAGCATGAAGTCGATTATTATTTACGAATTGGTTTTACCGATCATTTAGCCAAGCCCATTGAACGAAATATATTCGTTAATAAAGTCAGCCGTTACCTTAACTTAACAACTCCGGATAAAGTGAAAGTCGCCGACGAAAAAATGCTGCCTCTAATCAATGGATACATTGCAGATTTACGCAATGAGCTGGCCATTATAGAGAAAGCTTGGCTAAATAAAGATTTAACAGCGATCACTGAATCAATCCATAAAATTAAGGGTGCTGCTGGCTCATTTGGCTTAGCCAATATAAGTGAGGTATTTAAATCTTATGAAAGACTTATCGCAGATAATGACGAATTTACGTTAACAAAAAGCATAGCGAAAACACTTAAATACACCCATATGTGCCTCGGTCTACCAGGAGTAGACTTAGCTCAAGCAATCGTAAACTTTAACCAGTCACTTGAAACATACTTAGCGCAATTGCCGGCCGCTATTTCGCGCAGTGAAGCTGCGATTGATGATGTTATTAAATTAATGAGAAAAGGAGACACGTTTACAGCCTTAAAAATAGTCGCTCTTTTACAGCAAGCTTTTGCAGATAACGCGTTTACACACGCCAATATTTATCTTGAACAACTTTCGTCTTTACTGATCACCGGCGAACAAAACATAAGTGTATACGAAGACGCTATTGAACCGATTAAAATAGCTCTTCAAAGGCTATCAGAGACGTTGAAATAA
- the atpG gene encoding F0F1 ATP synthase subunit gamma yields the protein MASGKEIKGKIGSIKNTQKITSAMEMVAASKMKKAQDRMTASRPYAENIRNVIGHLANANLEYRHPYLEDREIKRVGYIVISTDRGLCGGLNTNEFKKVTKEAKKWQEQGVDVDFAALGSKSCAFFNRFGGNMLAAESGIGDSPSVKDVIGLVRIMLTAFNEGKIDRLYLVFNKFVNTMAQEPLIDQLLPLPKSDDKALKHRWDYIYEPDPKPILDTLLVRYIESQVYQGVVENAASEQAARMVAMKAATDNAGDLIDDLQLIYNKARQAAITQEISEIVSGAAAV from the coding sequence ATGGCTAGCGGTAAAGAGATAAAAGGTAAGATCGGGAGTATTAAAAATACTCAGAAAATCACCAGTGCAATGGAAATGGTTGCTGCGTCTAAAATGAAAAAGGCGCAAGACCGTATGACTGCAAGTCGTCCATACGCTGAGAATATTCGAAACGTGATCGGTCACCTGGCTAACGCTAACCTTGAATATCGCCATCCTTACTTAGAAGACCGTGAGATAAAGCGTGTCGGCTATATCGTTATTTCTACTGACCGTGGATTATGTGGTGGTTTAAACACCAACGAATTCAAGAAGGTCACGAAAGAAGCGAAAAAATGGCAAGAACAAGGTGTAGATGTTGATTTTGCAGCACTAGGTTCTAAATCATGTGCATTTTTCAACCGTTTCGGTGGCAATATGTTGGCCGCTGAATCAGGCATTGGTGATTCACCAAGTGTGAAAGATGTGATTGGTTTAGTACGTATTATGCTAACGGCCTTCAACGAAGGTAAAATCGACCGCCTGTATTTGGTGTTCAACAAGTTTGTAAACACCATGGCTCAAGAGCCACTGATCGATCAATTGTTACCTTTGCCTAAATCTGACGATAAAGCATTAAAGCACCGTTGGGATTATATATACGAACCGGATCCAAAACCAATTTTGGACACATTACTGGTTCGTTACATTGAGTCTCAAGTATATCAAGGCGTAGTTGAAAACGCTGCCTCCGAGCAAGCTGCTCGCATGGTCGCAATGAAAGCGGCCACGGATAACGCAGGTGACTTAATTGATGACTTACAACTGATATACAACAAAGCTCGTCAAGCAGCAATCACACAAGAAATCAGTGAGATTGTAAGCGGCGCGGCAGCGGTGTAG
- the atpD gene encoding F0F1 ATP synthase subunit beta, which yields MSQGKVVQIIGAVVDIEFPQDSVPKIYDALRIAQGDLQGLTLEVQQQLGGGVVRTIAMGSTDGLRRGLAVENSGEAIQVPVGKATLGRIMDVLGNPIDEAGPIGEEERMSIHRAAPTYEEQSSSVELLETGIKVIDLVCPFAKGGKVGLFGGAGVGKTVNMMELIRNIAIEHSGYSVFAGVGERTREGNDFYHEMNESNVLDKVSLVYGQMNEPPGNRLRVALTGLTMAEKFRDEGRDVLFFVDNIYRYTLAGTEVSALLGRMPSAVGYQPTLAEEMGVLQERIASTKTGSITSIQAVYVPADDLTDPSPATTFAHLDATVVLSRDIASLGIYPAVDPLDSTSRQLDPLVIGQEHYDTARGVQSVLQRYKELKDIIAILGMDELSEEDRLSVSRARKIQRFLSQPFFVAEVFTGSPGKYVSLKDTITGFKGILEGEFDHLPEQAFYMVGSIEEASEKAKKM from the coding sequence ATGAGTCAAGGTAAGGTCGTCCAAATCATTGGCGCCGTTGTGGACATTGAATTTCCACAAGATTCGGTTCCAAAAATATATGACGCATTGCGTATTGCCCAAGGTGATTTGCAAGGTTTGACCCTAGAAGTACAGCAGCAACTAGGTGGTGGCGTAGTACGTACAATTGCCATGGGTTCTACTGACGGCTTGCGCCGTGGCTTGGCCGTTGAAAATAGCGGTGAAGCCATTCAGGTGCCAGTGGGTAAGGCTACACTTGGTCGCATCATGGATGTACTGGGTAACCCTATCGATGAAGCGGGCCCAATTGGTGAAGAAGAGCGTATGTCTATTCACCGAGCTGCTCCTACATATGAAGAACAGTCAAGTTCAGTTGAGCTACTTGAAACAGGTATCAAAGTTATCGACTTGGTATGTCCGTTCGCTAAGGGTGGTAAAGTTGGATTGTTCGGTGGTGCGGGTGTAGGTAAAACCGTAAACATGATGGAGCTTATTCGTAACATCGCTATCGAGCATAGTGGTTATTCGGTATTTGCTGGTGTTGGTGAGCGTACTCGTGAAGGTAACGATTTCTACCATGAAATGAACGAGTCTAACGTACTTGATAAAGTATCGTTGGTTTACGGTCAAATGAATGAGCCTCCTGGAAACCGTCTACGCGTAGCGTTGACTGGTTTAACCATGGCCGAGAAATTCCGTGACGAAGGTCGTGACGTACTGTTCTTCGTAGATAACATCTACCGTTATACACTTGCTGGTACTGAGGTATCTGCATTGTTAGGTCGTATGCCATCTGCGGTAGGTTATCAACCAACATTGGCTGAAGAGATGGGTGTGCTACAAGAGCGTATAGCATCAACTAAGACTGGTTCAATCACGTCGATTCAAGCGGTATACGTACCTGCGGATGACTTGACCGATCCCTCACCTGCTACAACGTTCGCTCACTTAGATGCAACCGTTGTATTATCACGTGATATCGCCTCTCTTGGTATCTATCCAGCTGTTGACCCACTCGATTCAACATCACGTCAACTTGATCCGCTTGTTATCGGTCAAGAGCACTATGACACTGCACGTGGCGTTCAATCGGTACTTCAACGTTATAAAGAGCTTAAAGATATTATCGCTATTTTGGGTATGGATGAGTTATCTGAAGAAGATAGATTGTCAGTTTCACGTGCTCGTAAAATTCAGCGTTTCTTGTCTCAGCCTTTCTTCGTAGCTGAAGTATTCACTGGTTCACCTGGTAAATACGTATCTTTGAAAGATACCATCACTGGCTTTAAAGGCATTCTTGAAGGCGAATTTGACCACCTTCCTGAACAAGCTTTCTATATGGTTGGTTCAATCGAAGAAGCATCTGAGAAAGCCAAAAAAATGTAA
- a CDS encoding tRNA-uridine aminocarboxypropyltransferase, with the protein MSRVICTHCDYPQSVCMCNLLCTVTSTQEVIILQHPSEVNHAKSSVKLIRLCVPNSQIWVGETAHDFCQLIDDLKEQKRKACVVYPSQNSIPLESIDNRERRNVDTLILLDATWRKAYKMWQLNPWLHDLPAWNFAEPPKGKYQIRNTTVESGLSTLEALAQTLYLTQGIDKTPLLETFMGMQARVFARHLSNQLSQDQ; encoded by the coding sequence ATGAGTAGAGTTATATGTACACACTGCGATTATCCACAATCAGTGTGTATGTGTAATTTGCTATGTACTGTCACTAGCACGCAGGAAGTTATTATTCTGCAGCATCCTAGTGAAGTTAATCACGCTAAGAGTAGTGTGAAATTAATCCGCTTATGTGTTCCAAATAGTCAAATATGGGTGGGTGAGACAGCACACGACTTCTGCCAGCTTATTGATGATTTGAAAGAACAAAAGCGAAAGGCATGTGTCGTTTATCCAAGTCAAAATAGCATTCCATTGGAATCGATAGACAATAGAGAACGTCGCAATGTTGATACGCTTATATTACTTGATGCGACTTGGCGTAAGGCTTATAAAATGTGGCAATTAAACCCTTGGTTACATGACTTACCCGCATGGAACTTTGCTGAGCCACCCAAAGGAAAATATCAGATCCGCAATACAACAGTTGAATCAGGCTTATCAACACTTGAGGCATTGGCGCAAACGCTGTACCTCACCCAGGGAATTGATAAAACCCCATTACTTGAAACGTTTATGGGTATGCAAGCACGGGTATTCGCACGTCATTTATCCAATCAGTTAAGCCAAGACCAGTAA